One genomic region from Candidatus Eisenbacteria bacterium encodes:
- a CDS encoding sigma-54-dependent Fis family transcriptional regulator, translating to METGAVVLAKQTFGILVVDDEKTLRYALKEGLSEEGYRVETAGDVAEALALLDREEFHLALLDQKLPDGSGLELLRQLKSRYPAMQVVIMTAFGKFESAVEATKAGCFDYIGKPFELDHMKLVIQNALSQVRLAEEVTRLRHAERRRAGSTLIVGGSSKLAKIFETIRKVASTGTSTVLLQGETGVGKELLAREIHDLGPTHDGPFVEVNCSAFPENLLESELFGYEKGAFTDAKRTKKGLMELANGGTLFLDEIGEMSLGLQSKLLRALEMKRFRRVMGVSDIVIETRVLAATNRDLKSLVAQEKFREDLYFRLDVIRIVVPPLRERPEDIPPLIDHFVGHWNRELGRNVKGPTDRALELLLAYRWPGNVRELRNVIERAILLESEEWILPEHLPVEIVGAAGGGPAVLETRLKGEGGITTLAQAERIAIEMALGQAGGNKTKAAEWLGISRQTLRTKLKEYRIESVAGHGG from the coding sequence ATGGAGACAGGCGCGGTAGTCCTCGCTAAGCAGACCTTCGGAATTCTGGTCGTGGACGACGAGAAGACGCTCCGGTACGCGCTCAAGGAGGGGCTATCGGAGGAAGGGTATCGGGTGGAGACGGCGGGGGACGTCGCCGAGGCGCTGGCGCTTCTGGATCGCGAGGAATTCCACCTGGCTCTTCTCGACCAGAAGCTTCCGGACGGGAGCGGGCTCGAGCTCCTGAGGCAGCTCAAATCGCGGTATCCCGCGATGCAGGTCGTCATCATGACGGCGTTCGGCAAGTTCGAATCCGCCGTGGAGGCGACCAAGGCGGGCTGCTTCGATTACATCGGGAAGCCCTTCGAGCTCGATCACATGAAGCTCGTGATCCAGAACGCGCTCTCCCAAGTACGGCTTGCCGAGGAAGTGACCCGCCTGCGCCATGCCGAACGGCGCCGCGCGGGATCGACCCTCATCGTGGGCGGAAGCTCGAAGCTCGCCAAGATCTTCGAAACCATCCGAAAGGTCGCGAGCACCGGCACGTCGACCGTCCTCCTGCAGGGGGAGACGGGTGTCGGTAAGGAGCTCCTGGCCCGGGAAATCCACGATTTGGGGCCGACCCATGATGGCCCCTTCGTCGAGGTGAACTGCAGCGCGTTTCCGGAAAATCTCCTCGAGAGCGAGCTGTTCGGCTACGAGAAGGGGGCCTTCACAGACGCGAAACGGACCAAGAAGGGCCTCATGGAGCTCGCGAACGGGGGCACGCTCTTCCTGGATGAAATCGGCGAAATGAGTCTCGGACTCCAATCGAAGCTTTTGCGCGCGCTCGAGATGAAGCGCTTTCGCCGCGTGATGGGCGTGAGCGACATCGTGATCGAAACCCGTGTGTTGGCCGCCACGAACCGCGATTTGAAGTCGCTCGTGGCGCAGGAGAAATTCCGCGAGGACCTGTACTTCCGGCTCGACGTGATCCGGATCGTCGTTCCGCCGCTCCGCGAGCGGCCGGAGGACATCCCGCCTCTGATCGACCATTTTGTGGGGCACTGGAACCGGGAGCTGGGACGGAACGTGAAGGGGCCGACCGACCGCGCCCTGGAGCTCCTGCTCGCGTATCGCTGGCCGGGGAACGTTCGCGAGCTGAGGAACGTGATCGAGCGGGCGATCCTGCTCGAGAGCGAGGAGTGGATTCTTCCGGAGCATCTGCCGGTCGAGATCGTGGGCGCGGCGGGGGGCGGGCCCGCGGTGCTCGAGACCCGTCTCAAGGGGGAAGGGGGCATCACCACGCTCGCCCAGGCGGAGCGCATCGCGATCGAGATGGCGCTTGGGCAGGCGGGAGGCAACAAGACCAAAGCCGCGGAGTGGCTCGGCATCTCGAGGCAGACCCTGCGCACCAAGCTCAAGGAGTACAGGATCGAGTCCGTCGCCGGACATGGCGGCTGA
- the galE gene encoding UDP-glucose 4-epimerase GalE — MNVLVTGGAGYIGSVVVEELVRARNSAIALDDLSTGHRDAVAPLALLVEGGIRDPEKLDEAFQAKKIDCVIHLAAKSLVAESVAKPDLYEEANVTQGILLLDAMRAHGVTDLVFSSSAAVYDPSAPMPLTETSLLRPTNPYGATKLRFERILEERAARGEIRYVALRYFNVAGASIDRGEDHRDETHLIPLLLDAARGAREPVPIYGSDYPTPDGTAIRDYVHVVDIAEAHVRAIRYLAEGGESRALNLGAGRGVSVREVVAAVQSVTGRPVPTLPAARRPGDPPALIASSEAARRVLGWSPQFGDLGVILETAWGWRVRHPEGYKE; from the coding sequence GTGAACGTGCTGGTGACCGGCGGCGCCGGATACATCGGGAGCGTCGTCGTCGAGGAGCTCGTGCGGGCTCGGAATTCAGCGATCGCGCTGGATGATCTCTCCACCGGTCACCGGGACGCCGTCGCCCCGCTGGCCCTTCTCGTCGAAGGGGGAATCCGCGACCCCGAGAAGCTCGACGAGGCCTTTCAGGCGAAGAAGATCGATTGTGTCATCCACCTGGCCGCCAAATCGCTGGTCGCGGAGTCGGTGGCGAAGCCCGACCTCTACGAGGAAGCCAACGTCACGCAAGGGATCCTCCTCCTCGACGCCATGCGGGCCCACGGCGTGACCGATCTCGTCTTCTCTTCCTCGGCCGCCGTCTACGACCCGTCCGCCCCCATGCCCCTCACCGAGACCTCGCTGCTCCGCCCGACGAACCCCTATGGAGCGACGAAGCTCCGATTCGAGCGCATCCTCGAGGAGCGCGCCGCGCGTGGTGAAATCCGCTACGTCGCGCTTCGCTACTTCAACGTGGCGGGGGCGAGCATCGACCGCGGCGAGGATCACCGGGACGAGACACACCTGATTCCGCTTCTCCTCGATGCCGCCCGCGGGGCGCGGGAGCCGGTGCCGATCTACGGATCGGACTACCCGACTCCCGACGGCACCGCCATCCGAGACTATGTTCACGTGGTCGACATCGCGGAAGCCCACGTCCGCGCGATCCGCTATCTCGCCGAGGGGGGCGAAAGCCGCGCGCTGAACCTGGGCGCGGGGCGGGGTGTCTCGGTGCGCGAGGTGGTCGCGGCGGTTCAATCGGTGACCGGACGGCCGGTGCCAACCCTCCCGGCGGCGCGGAGGCCCGGAGATCCGCCCGCGCTGATTGCCTCCTCGGAAGCCGCGCGCCGCGTGCTAGGCTGGAGCCCCCAATTCGGGGATCTGGGCGTGATCCTCGAGACGGCCTGGGGCTGGCGGGTGCGCCACCCGGAGGGCTACAAGGAATGA
- the def gene encoding peptide deformylase, with product MDKGTLTLRYYGDPILRQKAAPVERVTPEIREVIRAMFDCMYRERGIGLAAPQVGISQRIFVLDVERESGERSKFALVNPLIKESSGSIVGEEGCLSIPGIHADVKRRAEVVFEGLDEGGAPVVVRGDGLLARALQHELDHLDGVLFVDRLSPIRRKLLEPKLARMQFGEAGTAAPSASASPSF from the coding sequence GTGGATAAGGGGACGCTCACGCTTCGCTACTATGGGGATCCCATCCTCCGTCAGAAGGCGGCGCCGGTCGAACGCGTCACGCCGGAGATCCGCGAAGTGATCCGCGCGATGTTCGACTGCATGTACCGCGAGCGCGGGATCGGTCTCGCGGCGCCACAGGTCGGGATCTCCCAGCGGATCTTCGTGCTGGACGTGGAGCGGGAGTCCGGGGAGCGCTCGAAATTCGCGCTGGTGAACCCGCTCATCAAGGAATCGTCCGGGAGCATCGTGGGGGAGGAGGGCTGTCTCAGCATCCCGGGGATCCACGCCGACGTGAAGCGCCGCGCCGAGGTGGTCTTCGAGGGCCTCGACGAGGGAGGCGCACCCGTTGTGGTCCGGGGCGACGGGCTCCTGGCCCGGGCGCTCCAGCACGAGCTCGACCATCTGGACGGCGTCCTTTTCGTCGACCGGCTGAGCCCGATCCGGAGAAAGCTCCTCGAGCCGAAACTCGCGCGGATGCAATTCGGCGAGGCCGGGACGGCCGCTCCGAGCGCGAGCGCGTCGCCTTCCTTCTAG
- the csrA gene encoding carbon storage regulator CsrA, producing MLLLTRKLGENIRIGDDVKITIVEVKGNHVKLGIDAPPSVKVHREEIYERIQEENRRAQRLKPEGSDGTGSEPK from the coding sequence ATGCTCCTCCTGACCCGAAAGCTTGGCGAGAACATCCGAATCGGAGACGACGTGAAGATCACGATTGTAGAGGTGAAGGGAAATCACGTGAAACTCGGGATCGACGCCCCGCCGAGCGTGAAGGTCCATCGAGAGGAAATTTACGAGAGGATTCAGGAGGAGAATCGCAGGGCGCAGCGCTTGAAGCCGGAGGGTTCCGATGGCACAGGGTCTGAGCCGAAGTGA
- a CDS encoding methyltransferase domain-containing protein: MAAERGGADLARRPIVALERRIGDLFGLSLKECTPEGLAQRLRFRIQDRALDGVEAYAEYLLYSEDPAAWEVLAETLTANESRVFGMPSDFAPLFEITSDPQWSRYANPEAGPFRCLSAACGTGEEAYSLAIALAEARAPALEFEVIGVDLSARAIASARRASYPRARAASLPAEILQRYFTERDGEIVAEPLRTRVRFARINLCEPDSLAPLESFDLILARDFLPALTADGRRAALTNLSRALKPGGVLVLGPGDSVGESDLGLTPTRWGERYAYEKPDAEAGAVRGAAPEEDPDPRMALVAHHSSLVRAWVRILLEQRGFAVDEAPDGIRVLERAVIGRPPGVYLLERTLPPQGGPWVADRLARLGAPRPVVLAFLAPGGGSGSEGAPPNEGAQVIELPLSGRDLDAVLPRHLP, encoded by the coding sequence ATGGCGGCTGAACGAGGCGGCGCCGACCTCGCCCGACGTCCGATCGTGGCGCTCGAGAGGCGCATCGGGGACCTGTTCGGCCTCTCCCTCAAGGAGTGCACCCCCGAGGGATTGGCCCAGCGGCTCCGTTTCCGAATCCAGGACCGCGCCCTGGACGGCGTCGAAGCCTACGCGGAATACCTCCTTTACTCCGAAGATCCCGCCGCGTGGGAAGTCCTTGCGGAGACCTTGACCGCGAACGAGTCCCGCGTTTTCGGCATGCCCAGCGATTTCGCGCCGCTCTTCGAGATCACGTCCGATCCCCAATGGTCACGATACGCGAACCCGGAGGCGGGCCCGTTTCGGTGCCTGAGCGCCGCGTGCGGAACGGGCGAGGAAGCCTACTCGCTGGCGATCGCCCTCGCCGAGGCGCGCGCTCCGGCGCTCGAGTTCGAGGTGATCGGCGTGGACCTGAGCGCGCGGGCGATCGCGAGCGCGCGCCGGGCCTCGTATCCGCGCGCGCGCGCCGCCTCCCTTCCAGCGGAGATCCTGCAACGCTACTTTACGGAGCGAGACGGCGAAATCGTCGCGGAGCCCCTCCGGACACGCGTCCGCTTCGCGCGGATCAATCTCTGCGAGCCCGATTCGCTCGCGCCACTCGAATCGTTCGATCTCATCCTGGCGCGGGACTTTCTCCCCGCCCTGACCGCGGACGGGCGGCGGGCGGCCCTGACGAACCTCTCCCGGGCGCTGAAGCCCGGAGGCGTTCTCGTCCTCGGTCCCGGGGACTCCGTCGGCGAATCGGATCTGGGCCTCACGCCCACCCGGTGGGGGGAGCGATACGCGTACGAGAAGCCGGACGCGGAGGCGGGGGCGGTACGCGGCGCCGCCCCCGAGGAAGATCCGGACCCGAGAATGGCGCTCGTGGCGCACCACTCCTCGCTCGTCCGCGCCTGGGTCCGGATTCTGCTCGAGCAGCGCGGCTTCGCGGTGGACGAGGCCCCGGACGGCATTCGGGTGCTCGAGCGGGCGGTGATCGGAAGACCTCCCGGCGTCTATTTGCTCGAGCGGACCCTTCCACCGCAGGGCGGGCCATGGGTCGCCGACCGGCTGGCGCGGCTCGGGGCCCCGCGTCCGGTGGTCCTGGCCTTCCTCGCGCCGGGCGGCGGATCCGGATCGGAGGGCGCGCCTCCGAACGAAGGAGCCCAAGTCATCGAGCTTCCGCTCTCGGGCCGCGATCTCGACGCCGTGCTGCCCCGCCACTTGCCCTGA
- a CDS encoding methionyl-tRNA formyltransferase, with protein MRRGRDGRSERERVAFLLAGGVRLVYYGTPILAVPPLLRLIEDGKPPSLVVTRRDRPSGRGLALAPSPVRAAAEARGIPVATPERAGAPEEIERLRALAPDVLVLVAYGQILSPGLLRLPKIGAINVHFSLLPRHRGASPIQAAILAGDREAGVTTMWMTEKLDEGPVFSSLSTPIGPEEDAGSLGGRLAELGARCLSETLTRIERGEIVRRDQDPSRATYAPKLTREDSRLLLADDPVRFTRKVRAFAPEPGAYLELERERIQILSAAPGSIGAEAGPGEPPGSVLALHRERGLAIRLSSGSVWLKSVRPSGRKVMDAFAYANGARIKPGGMLPVKDLAA; from the coding sequence ATTCGGCGAGGCCGGGACGGCCGCTCCGAGCGCGAGCGCGTCGCCTTCCTTCTAGCGGGCGGCGTGCGCCTCGTCTACTACGGCACGCCCATCCTCGCGGTTCCTCCCCTCCTGCGGCTCATCGAGGACGGCAAACCGCCCTCGCTCGTCGTGACGCGGCGCGACCGGCCGAGCGGCCGGGGGCTGGCCCTCGCGCCGTCTCCTGTTCGCGCGGCGGCCGAGGCGCGCGGCATCCCGGTCGCGACCCCCGAGCGCGCGGGCGCACCGGAGGAGATCGAGAGGCTGCGCGCTCTCGCCCCCGACGTGCTCGTGCTCGTCGCGTACGGTCAAATCCTGAGCCCCGGGCTCCTCCGCCTTCCCAAGATAGGCGCGATCAACGTGCATTTTTCGCTCCTTCCGAGGCATCGCGGCGCCTCTCCGATCCAGGCCGCGATCCTGGCCGGAGATCGCGAGGCCGGCGTGACCACCATGTGGATGACGGAGAAACTAGACGAGGGGCCCGTCTTCTCGTCCCTCTCGACACCGATCGGACCCGAGGAGGACGCGGGGAGCTTGGGTGGGCGCCTGGCCGAGCTGGGCGCCCGCTGCCTTTCGGAAACCCTCACCCGGATCGAACGGGGCGAAATCGTGCGGCGGGACCAGGACCCCTCGCGCGCGACCTACGCGCCGAAGCTCACGCGGGAGGATTCCCGGCTCTTGCTCGCAGACGATCCCGTCCGGTTCACGCGCAAGGTCCGCGCCTTCGCGCCCGAGCCCGGCGCCTACCTCGAGCTCGAGCGGGAGAGGATCCAGATCCTCTCGGCCGCGCCCGGCTCGATCGGCGCCGAGGCGGGTCCCGGCGAGCCGCCGGGCTCCGTTCTTGCCCTCCATCGCGAGCGGGGGCTCGCGATCCGCCTCTCGAGCGGCTCGGTCTGGCTCAAGAGCGTGCGCCCGAGCGGGCGGAAGGTGATGGACGCCTTCGCCTACGCGAACGGGGCCCGGATCAAACCGGGGGGTATGCTCCCGGTGAAGGACCTCGCGGCATGA
- the rpe gene encoding ribulose-phosphate 3-epimerase has translation MCPSILSADFSRLGEEVERVARAGADFLHVDVMDGQFVPNLTFGPILVQAMRRLTPLPLDVHLMVVDPLRFLDDFAAAGADHLILHVETVEDPALAARLIRARGLRVGLAIKPETPLPWLLRALSGCDIALVMTVEPGQGGQPFLDGSEERIAAVRAAIEDGSLDCLLGVDGGINPSTARRAARAGADTFIAGHSIFRTPDPVAALQALRRSVETA, from the coding sequence ATCTGCCCGTCCATCTTGTCCGCCGATTTCTCCCGGCTCGGAGAGGAGGTCGAGCGCGTCGCCCGGGCGGGCGCCGACTTCCTCCACGTCGACGTGATGGACGGCCAGTTCGTCCCCAATCTTACCTTCGGGCCGATTCTGGTCCAGGCGATGCGCCGGCTCACCCCGCTCCCGCTCGACGTGCACCTCATGGTGGTCGACCCGTTGCGCTTCCTCGATGATTTCGCCGCGGCGGGTGCGGACCATTTGATCCTCCACGTCGAAACGGTCGAGGACCCCGCTCTGGCCGCCCGCCTCATTCGGGCCCGCGGGCTGCGGGTGGGCCTCGCGATCAAGCCCGAAACTCCGCTTCCGTGGCTCCTCCGGGCCCTCTCCGGGTGCGACATCGCGCTCGTCATGACGGTCGAGCCGGGCCAGGGCGGCCAGCCGTTTCTCGACGGGTCGGAGGAGCGTATCGCGGCGGTGCGGGCCGCGATCGAGGACGGGAGCCTCGACTGCCTGCTGGGGGTCGACGGAGGCATCAACCCCTCGACGGCTCGGCGGGCCGCGCGCGCGGGCGCGGACACGTTCATCGCGGGGCATTCGATCTTCCGCACGCCCGATCCGGTCGCGGCGCTTCAGGCGCTCCGTCGAAGCGTCGAAACCGCGTGA
- the rsmB gene encoding 16S rRNA (cytosine(967)-C(5))-methyltransferase RsmB has translation MTTQKRGRRRPRARSKPLGARELALQILVATESRSAYSDRLLETRLRDAALPPADAHLVTALVQGTLRRRGTLDHHLAAFARENWGGLPAWIKGALRLGAYQLLCMDRIPASAAVHESVELAKKYGHPGTAGLANAILRRLAGGERAPFPDPGSSPVEHLSASRSHPRWIVERWVTRLGREEAERMLEADNEEPSVTVRPNLARASKEEILTRLRSEGFEPQPAPNGGPVWIVGGGFVPSRSPVFRDGLISLQDEAEAAVVPILDPAPGERILDLCAAPGGKSAQIAEAVGSEGRVFALERSPSRARALRNNLSERLRMAGTRVVCGDGTSPPFRVAFDRVLVDAPCSGLGVLRRRADARWRKDESSIAAMAALQPPLLDAAGPLVRPRGVLVYSVCSLEPEETHDVVEFFLRAHPDFVQESVEPYVPPGFRSGVPHLSATPHRHGTDGVFAARFRRR, from the coding sequence ATGACCACCCAGAAGCGCGGCCGCAGGAGGCCGCGGGCCCGATCGAAACCTCTCGGCGCACGCGAGCTTGCTCTTCAGATCCTGGTCGCGACCGAGAGCCGGAGCGCCTACTCCGACCGGCTCCTCGAGACGAGATTGAGGGATGCCGCGCTTCCTCCCGCGGACGCACATCTGGTAACCGCCCTCGTGCAGGGCACGCTCCGTCGCCGCGGGACCCTCGACCACCACCTCGCGGCTTTCGCGCGGGAGAACTGGGGCGGGCTGCCCGCCTGGATCAAAGGGGCGCTCCGGTTGGGCGCCTACCAGCTCCTCTGCATGGACAGGATTCCCGCGTCCGCGGCCGTCCACGAGAGCGTGGAGCTCGCGAAAAAGTACGGCCACCCTGGAACCGCCGGTCTCGCGAACGCAATCCTACGTCGGCTCGCGGGGGGCGAGCGGGCGCCTTTCCCGGACCCCGGATCCAGCCCGGTGGAGCATCTTTCGGCCTCCCGCTCCCACCCTCGATGGATCGTGGAGCGATGGGTGACACGTCTCGGCCGCGAGGAAGCGGAGCGGATGCTCGAGGCGGACAACGAGGAGCCGTCGGTCACGGTGAGGCCGAACCTCGCCCGCGCCTCGAAGGAGGAGATCCTGACCCGGTTGCGCTCGGAGGGATTCGAGCCTCAACCGGCCCCGAACGGAGGCCCGGTCTGGATCGTCGGCGGCGGATTCGTGCCCTCGCGCTCCCCGGTCTTTCGCGACGGGCTCATCTCGCTTCAGGACGAAGCCGAGGCCGCGGTCGTTCCGATCCTCGACCCCGCGCCCGGCGAGCGCATTCTCGATCTCTGCGCGGCGCCGGGAGGAAAGTCCGCGCAGATCGCGGAGGCCGTCGGGAGCGAAGGGCGCGTGTTCGCCCTCGAGAGGAGCCCCAGCCGCGCTCGGGCGCTCCGGAACAACCTGTCCGAACGGCTTCGTATGGCCGGGACACGCGTGGTCTGCGGAGACGGGACGAGCCCGCCGTTCCGCGTCGCGTTCGACCGGGTGCTCGTCGATGCGCCCTGCTCCGGGCTCGGCGTTCTGAGGCGGCGCGCGGACGCGCGCTGGCGCAAGGACGAATCGAGCATCGCCGCGATGGCGGCGCTCCAGCCGCCGCTCCTCGACGCGGCCGGGCCGCTGGTCCGCCCCCGAGGCGTCTTGGTGTATAGTGTCTGCTCCTTGGAGCCTGAGGAGACCCATGATGTCGTGGAGTTCTTCCTGCGAGCGCACCCCGACTTCGTGCAGGAAAGCGTCGAGCCCTATGTGCCGCCCGGATTCCGCTCGGGTGTGCCTCATTTGAGCGCGACTCCGCACCGGCACGGGACCGACGGCGTTTTCGCCGCGCGCTTTCGCCGCCGATGA
- a CDS encoding PASTA domain-containing protein has translation MKDSVDVDPGETLQETPAVPPLPPGERRRGPRFSFWSGTLLLAGVALFGGFLVMNLVLMPSFTRQGAEVQVPEVTGQSEIEAERVLAAEGLKLSKISEQWSPDVARGFVISQDPAAGGVVKRGRRISVIVSLGAQGTSVPLLDGVTARQAQLLLEGAGLRAGRIAKVYTDEVSKDLVVASDPPGETLVQQGTVVNLLVSLGPRPQSYLLPDLTGRDIGETMRSLREEGFAVTLREGGAKQKSGLVSAQEPSAGHRVSPRDSIVLYHHP, from the coding sequence ATGAAGGATTCCGTGGACGTCGATCCGGGCGAAACGCTGCAGGAGACGCCCGCGGTCCCGCCGCTGCCGCCGGGCGAACGCCGCCGCGGCCCGCGTTTCTCGTTTTGGTCCGGAACCCTCCTGCTCGCGGGCGTGGCGCTCTTCGGCGGGTTTCTCGTAATGAACCTCGTGCTCATGCCCAGCTTCACCCGCCAGGGTGCCGAGGTGCAGGTGCCGGAGGTGACCGGGCAGAGCGAGATCGAGGCGGAGCGGGTCCTCGCCGCGGAGGGGCTCAAACTTTCCAAGATCTCCGAGCAGTGGAGCCCGGACGTGGCCCGCGGCTTCGTCATCTCGCAAGATCCTGCCGCCGGGGGAGTCGTCAAGCGTGGGAGGCGGATCTCGGTAATCGTGAGCCTCGGCGCGCAGGGAACGAGCGTGCCGCTCCTGGACGGCGTGACCGCGCGTCAGGCGCAGCTCCTCCTCGAGGGGGCGGGCCTCCGCGCGGGTCGGATCGCGAAAGTCTACACCGATGAAGTGAGCAAGGATCTCGTCGTCGCCTCCGACCCGCCGGGCGAAACCCTCGTGCAGCAGGGCACGGTCGTGAATCTGCTGGTGAGCCTGGGTCCAAGACCCCAGAGCTACCTGCTTCCCGATCTCACGGGGAGAGACATCGGGGAGACGATGCGGAGCCTCAGGGAAGAGGGTTTCGCGGTCACGCTGCGGGAAGGAGGAGCGAAGCAAAAGAGCGGGCTCGTATCCGCGCAGGAGCCGTCCGCCGGGCACCGAGTGTCCCCGCGGGACTCGATTGTGCTCTACCACCACCCGTGA
- the yajC gene encoding preprotein translocase subunit YajC has translation MTGGNKSMLDVAFAQATQAAPEAPSSMDQMIHMLTLLGITVGIVYFMIIRPQQRKQKETEAMRSSIRKGDRVLTTGGLFGTVVGEKEGIVVLKVADDVKMEFARESIVQVKERSG, from the coding sequence GTGACCGGAGGAAACAAATCGATGCTCGACGTGGCGTTCGCGCAGGCGACCCAGGCCGCTCCCGAGGCGCCTTCTTCGATGGACCAGATGATCCACATGCTCACGCTGCTGGGAATCACGGTGGGGATCGTCTATTTCATGATCATCCGGCCCCAGCAGCGGAAACAGAAGGAAACCGAGGCGATGCGCTCTTCGATCCGCAAAGGTGACCGGGTTCTCACGACCGGCGGACTCTTTGGCACGGTCGTCGGCGAGAAGGAGGGCATCGTCGTGCTCAAGGTCGCCGACGACGTGAAAATGGAGTTCGCGAGGGAATCGATCGTCCAGGTCAAGGAGCGCAGTGGATAA
- the tgt gene encoding tRNA guanosine(34) transglycosylase Tgt, translating into MGRRPAGAARGPASGGPGLPRAGRRIRIGGRASERRSPSHRASALGPRSRRRAAPPLALNPFASISTRDPVAPRAGTLVTPHGEVRTPAFMPVGTQGSVKGLSPADLRASGTQILLANTYHLMLRPGSAVIRGLGGLHRFMAWDRPILTDSGGYQVLSLKGLVKVREEGVEFRSHLDGALEFLTPERSMEVQADLGSDIAVTLDHAVPLPLDPAAQREAGERTIRWTERSLHRARELEPAGGARQLLFAIVQGGGDPALRKEMAARTSAFECDGFAIGGLSVGEEKRETWALARAAAEALPADRPRYLMGMGTPLDLLEGIACGIDLFDCVLPTRNARNGMAFTAAGPLNIRNAEHAGSERPLDAGCACEACALMSRAYLRHLHLAGEILAHRMLTLHNVTFYQTLMEGARRAIERGLYHQYAREFSERYRERDGNPPAPA; encoded by the coding sequence ATGGGTCGCCGACCGGCTGGCGCGGCTCGGGGCCCCGCGTCCGGTGGTCCTGGCCTTCCTCGCGCCGGGCGGCGGATCCGGATCGGAGGGCGCGCCTCCGAACGAAGGAGCCCAAGTCATCGAGCTTCCGCTCTCGGGCCGCGATCTCGACGCCGTGCTGCCCCGCCACTTGCCCTGAACCCTTTCGCGTCCATATCCACGCGCGACCCCGTCGCGCCGCGCGCGGGGACGCTCGTCACGCCTCACGGCGAGGTCCGGACTCCCGCGTTCATGCCGGTTGGAACGCAGGGGAGCGTCAAGGGGCTCTCGCCCGCCGATCTTCGAGCCTCCGGGACCCAGATCCTGCTCGCGAACACCTACCACCTCATGCTTCGGCCTGGATCGGCCGTGATCCGTGGCCTGGGCGGTCTCCACCGGTTCATGGCGTGGGATCGGCCGATCCTGACCGACAGCGGCGGCTATCAGGTGCTGAGCCTGAAAGGCCTCGTGAAGGTGCGCGAGGAAGGGGTCGAATTCCGCTCGCATCTCGACGGAGCGCTCGAGTTCCTGACCCCCGAGCGTTCGATGGAGGTGCAGGCGGATCTCGGCTCGGATATCGCCGTCACGCTCGATCACGCGGTCCCGCTTCCGCTGGATCCCGCCGCGCAGCGCGAGGCGGGGGAGCGCACGATCCGCTGGACGGAACGCTCGCTCCACCGCGCGCGGGAGCTCGAGCCCGCCGGCGGAGCGCGCCAGCTCCTCTTCGCGATCGTCCAGGGGGGAGGGGATCCGGCGTTGAGGAAGGAAATGGCGGCGCGGACCTCGGCGTTCGAATGCGACGGGTTCGCGATCGGCGGGCTCTCCGTGGGGGAGGAAAAGCGCGAGACATGGGCTCTGGCGCGGGCCGCCGCCGAAGCCCTTCCCGCGGACCGGCCGCGCTATCTCATGGGGATGGGCACGCCGCTGGATTTGCTCGAGGGGATCGCCTGCGGCATCGACCTCTTCGATTGCGTGCTGCCGACCCGAAACGCCCGGAACGGGATGGCCTTCACCGCCGCCGGACCGCTCAACATCCGAAACGCCGAGCACGCGGGCTCGGAGCGTCCGCTCGACGCCGGATGCGCGTGCGAAGCGTGCGCGCTCATGAGCCGCGCCTACCTGCGTCACCTCCACCTCGCGGGTGAGATCCTGGCGCATCGAATGCTGACCTTGCACAACGTCACGTTTTACCAGACACTGATGGAAGGCGCCCGCCGCGCGATCGAGCGCGGCCTCTACCACCAATACGCGCGGGAGTTTTCGGAGCGCTACCGCGAACGGGACGGGAACCCTCCCGCGCCCGCGTGA